From Methanolobus chelungpuianus, a single genomic window includes:
- a CDS encoding NAD-dependent succinate-semialdehyde dehydrogenase: MESIRSVNPATGEIIGDFELDTGYIVEDKIGLSVKDFRDWKSTTPFDRSMYLDNVAGILRERKQELAEIITREMGKPIRESLGEIEKCAVLSEYFARNVERFLAAEFVDTDAETSGFLYEPLGVILNIMPWNFPFWQAMRTAIPAIAGGNVILLKHSSNVPGCALEIEKIFCAAGIAPGVYQTLLIGGEMASGLISRNEVRAVSFTGSNPAGQKVAAEAGRYMKKYVMELGGSDPFIVLRDADVEKAAEAAVKSRFRNAGQSCTAAKRFIVDEAIAEDFTEGFVRRTEKLKIGDPMDPATQMGPMISAKQREKLQKQVDDTLKMGADVLLEGGATEGDGFFYMPTILSHVKENAPVLTEETFGPVAPIIKFSEEREAVRLANSTRFGLGASIWTEDRDRAMDLIRNIQAGVIAINHMVTSDPALPFGGYKESGIGRELYRVGMQEFMQIKSLKIY; this comes from the coding sequence ATGGAAAGCATCAGATCTGTTAATCCTGCCACAGGGGAGATTATCGGGGACTTTGAACTGGACACGGGATACATCGTGGAAGATAAGATAGGGTTATCTGTCAAAGATTTCAGGGACTGGAAAAGCACAACGCCTTTTGACAGGTCCATGTACCTTGATAATGTCGCAGGCATACTCAGGGAGAGAAAACAGGAATTGGCCGAGATAATCACCAGAGAGATGGGTAAACCTATAAGGGAATCCCTGGGAGAGATAGAGAAGTGCGCAGTGCTCAGCGAGTATTTTGCCCGTAACGTCGAAAGGTTCCTTGCGGCTGAGTTCGTGGATACTGATGCCGAAACCTCCGGTTTCCTGTACGAGCCCCTGGGGGTTATCCTTAATATAATGCCCTGGAACTTTCCCTTCTGGCAGGCAATGAGGACAGCCATCCCCGCAATTGCCGGAGGTAATGTGATATTGCTCAAGCATTCCAGTAACGTGCCCGGATGCGCCCTTGAGATAGAGAAGATATTCTGCGCAGCCGGGATAGCTCCCGGAGTATACCAGACCCTGCTTATAGGAGGAGAGATGGCTTCAGGCCTGATATCCAGGAACGAGGTCAGGGCAGTATCCTTTACCGGGAGTAACCCTGCCGGGCAAAAGGTGGCAGCTGAGGCAGGTCGCTACATGAAGAAGTATGTGATGGAGCTTGGTGGCAGTGACCCTTTTATCGTACTGCGGGATGCGGATGTGGAAAAAGCAGCCGAGGCTGCCGTAAAGTCCAGGTTCCGTAATGCCGGACAGAGTTGTACTGCAGCCAAGCGCTTCATTGTTGATGAAGCAATAGCTGAGGACTTCACGGAAGGGTTTGTAAGGAGGACAGAAAAACTCAAGATAGGCGACCCCATGGACCCTGCCACTCAGATGGGCCCCATGATAAGTGCAAAGCAGCGGGAGAAACTGCAGAAGCAGGTCGATGATACACTGAAGATGGGTGCCGATGTCCTGCTTGAGGGGGGAGCCACGGAAGGGGACGGGTTCTTTTATATGCCAACAATACTCAGTCACGTAAAGGAAAATGCCCCTGTGCTCACTGAGGAAACCTTCGGGCCTGTGGCTCCCATAATAAAGTTCAGTGAAGAGAGGGAGGCCGTCAGGCTGGCCAACAGTACAAGGTTCGGGCTTGGTGCAAGTATCTGGACCGAGGACAGGGACAGGGCCATGGACCTGATAAGGAACATACAGGCTGGCGTCATTGCCATCAACCACATGGTAACATCAGACCCTGCCCTGCCCTTTGGAGGCTACAAGGAAAGCGGCATCGGCAGGGAGCTGTATCGTGTAGGCATGCAGGAGTTCATGCAGATCAAGTCCTTGAAAATATACTAA